Part of the Planococcus plakortidis genome is shown below.
CCATTTCTACATTTGGCGCAAGATCGGCTTGCCGCTTACCAAACCGGCCATCGCCACCGTCGCCATCTTCTCGTTCAACGGCGCCTGGAACGACTTCCTTGGGCCGCTGCTCTATCTGAACGACGAGAACCTGTACACCCTCCAGATCGGCTTGCAGGTCTTCAAAGGCCAGCTCAATACCCAATGGAACTATCTCATGGCCGGCTCGCTGCTCGTATTGCTGCCAGTCATCATCATTTTCTTCTTTTTCCAGAAGTATTTTATCCAAGGCATCAATCTGCAGTCCGGCGGAAAATAATGAAAAGCTTGCAGCCAATAAGGTTGCAAGCTTTTTATCGTTGCGCCCAACAAAAAAAGCCCCCGAATCATTCGGGGGCTTTTTGCCTGTCACGCGATTAGACCGTTGCCGGTTTCTTCTCTTTTTTGATCTGCTTGCTGCGAAGCTGTCCGCAAGCCGCGTCGATATCGGCGCCTTGTTCTTGGCGGACACCGCAATTGATGCCTTTTTTCTTCAACGCGTCAAAGAATGCGCTGATCGCTTCAGGCGTGCTTTGCTGGTACTGGTCATGCTCATCGACCGAGTTGTATGGAATCAAGTTGACGTAAGACAAGTGGCGCTTGTTTTCAAGCAATTTCGCCAGCTTGTTCGCTTCCTCGACATGGTCGTTGACATCACGCAGCAAAATGTACTCGAACGTGATGCGGCGGTTTGATTTTTCCAGGTAATAATCGATCGCAGCCATCAGCTTCTCGATCGGGTATGCTTTGTTGATCTTCATGATGCGTGAACGCAATTCGTTCGTTGGCGCGTGGATCGAGATCGCCAAGTTGACTTGCAAGCCTTCATCCGCGTAATCGTAGATTTTCGGCACGATGCCGCTCGTTGAAACCGTGATATGGCGCGCTCCGATCGCCAACCCTTTTTGGGAGTTCACGACATGGAGGAAATCCATCAGGTTCGTATAGTTATCGAACGGTTCACCGATGCCCATGACCACGATATGGCTGACGCGCTCGTCTTTTTTCTCCGCGTCGAAATGCGCCTGCACTTGCATGATCTGCTCGACGATTTCGCCTGCGTTCAAGTCGCGGCTTTTCTTCAACAGGCCGCTGGCGCAGAAACTGCAGCCGATGTTGCAGCCGACCTGTGTCGTAACACATACCGAGTTGCCGTATTTAAAGCGCATAAGAACCGTTTCGATCAAGTTGCCGTCCTGCAAACGGAAAAGGAATTTGATCGTGCCATCGGACGATTCCTGCTTGACTGCCTGGTCCAATGTACGGATCGCAAAATTGTTTTCCAAAAGCTCGATGCAATCCTTCGACAGGTTCTTCATCTCCGAGAATTCAGTGACACGTTTGATGTAAAGCCAATCCCACACTTGTTCCGCACGGTATTTCTTTTGGCCATTTTCTACAAACCAATCTTTTAATTGTTCTATCGTCAATCCATAGATGGAATTTTTCATATTAGGACCCTCATTTCAGAATTTCACAATTGCTTATTATAATACTAAAAATCCAGTCTGGCAACAACTATTTTGGGTTAATTCCTTTGGACGTGCAATTTCCTGCATATTCCCGCCCCCGGAAGGGTACAGAATCAATACAGCAAAAAGGAGGAGAATCATCATGGCAGCAATTACGCATGTGGGGCTGGCGGTCCCCGATTTAGATAAGGCAATTAAATGGTACCGGAAAGTATTCGACTTTCATATTTTGGCGGGGCCGTTTGATTTCGATGCAGAAGCGGAAGGCCCCGGTTCCATGACGACCGACCTTCAAGGGGCCGATATCCGCAAGATGCGCAACGTCCACCTCATGTCTTCCGACGGCTTCGGCATCGAATTATTCGAATTCCAGGACCCCTCTTTTTCTGAAGAGCCGCCGCGTCATGCGGGATTCTTCCATATCGCCCTGGTTGTCGATGACATCGTCGAGACGATTGAACAGATTGTCCAGCATGGCGGGCGCCAGCGCAGCAAGATGTGGAACGTCAATAAAGGCAAGCCGCATTATCTCGTCTACACCGAAGATCCATTTGGCAATATCATCGAATTGTACTCCCGCAACACATCGGAAATGTACGGCAATCGTTGACCAGAAATAGCCTAACCAATTTCTCAAGTTATATTCATTCAAGAAATTTACGAAACATCAATTTTGAAGATATTAAAATCAATTTAAAACCGGACAGCCCAGGTGGCTGTCCGGTTTTCAGAGTGTTGAAGAAGTCTATTAACCCATTACGAATTAAAAGGAGAATATCTTTACAACATTCAAAAATCAGTGATCAAACTAAGTATTTGGAGAAGCGTTCGCTCGTAAATCCTTCTGCTCAATAATGCTGCGCATTACTTTCGCAAAGATAATGTCTCCCGTAGGTCGACCTTATCTTTCCTGTGGATCAGCGAGACGACCGAGACCCCGCAAGAAATGAATGAGCGAAGCTTCGCGAAGCGCATTCATTTGCGACGCATCTGCAACGCAGATGTGGGAGCAAGCGGGTTTTCTGCGATGCTCGAACGCAGTGAGAGTTGAGCACAAAGGTTTCAAAGCGGCTGAGGAGGCTTGGGCGCGAGCCCACGGAAAGCGAGCGATAAGCTTCGGAAAATATGACTTCTTATCTTTCTCGACAGCCTGAAAACCGGACAGCCCAAGTGGCTGTCCGGTTTTATTTGTTTAGACCAATTGCTCTTTTTTCACGAGCATCGTGCCGTTTTTCGCTAATGATTCATGCCAAGAGAAAGCTTTCTCGAGGACGTGCGGCGTCTGCCCGCCACGTGTCAGCGCTTCTTCGTAATACTCGCGCATTTGCGGGCGGTAGTCCGGATGCACACAGTTTTCGATGATGGCTTCCACGCGCTGGCGCGGCGCCAGACCACGAAGGTCGGCATAGCCCTGCTCCGTGACAACTACGTCAACATCGTGCTCCGTATGGTCGATATGCGATGCAAACGGCACCACGCTCGAAATCTTGCCGTCTTTTGCGGTTGATTTGGTGACGAAGATGGCAAGGCGCGCGTTGCGGGCGAAATCGCCTGAACCGCCGATGCCGTTCATCATTTTCGTGCCGGATACGTGCGTCGAGTTGACGTTTCCATACATATCGAACTCAAGTGCCGTGTTGATCGAAATCAAGCCGAGTCGGCGCACGACTTCCGGATGATTCGAGATCTCCTGCGGGCGCATGATGATCTTATCGCGGTATTGGTCGAAATCGCTGAAGACCTGCTTCATTTTCGGTTCGGACAATGTGATCGAACAGCACGAAGCGAAATCGACTTTGCCGGCATCGATCAAATCAAAGACGGCATCCTGTAACACTTCCGAATAGACTTCCAAGTTCTTGAACTCGGAATCGATCATGCCGTGAAGTACGGCGTTCGCGACAGACCCGATTCCTGATTGAAGCGGAGCCAGTGTTTCCGTCAGGCGGCCAGCTTCAATTTCACTGCGGAAAAAGTTCAGCAAATGGTCAGCCATGATTTTCGTTTCCGCATCCGGCGCCACGATGTTCGATGGGGAATCTTCCTGATGCGTGAAGACGATTCCGCGCACACGGTCCATGTCGACCGGGATGCCTTTTGTGCCGATGCGTTGGTCCACGGAAGTCAATGGGATCGGGTCGCGCTCGCCTTGTTTGCCGGTATCGTAAATATCGTGGATGCCTTCAAATAGTTCAGGCTGTGCCGCATTGATTTCCACGATGATGTTTTTCGCGTGTTTCACGAACACAGAAGAGTTGCCGACAGAAGTTGTCGGGATGATCATGCCGTCTTCTGTGATGGACAAGGCTTCGACGATCGCAAAATCGATCGGCTCGATGACCCCTGAGCGGATCCATTCCGCCGTATGGGACAAGTGATGGTCGACGAAATACATTTCACCTGCGTTGATGGCTTTGCGCATGGCCGGCTCTGCCTGGAACGGCAAGCGCTTGTTGACGATGCCCGCTTCCGCGAATAGCCGGTCAATATCAGAACCTAGGGACGCCCCCGTGAAGACGTTGACCTTGAAGCTTTCCGTTTCAGCGCGTTCGACAAGCGCGTAAGGAACCGCTTTCACATCTCCCGCTCTCGTGAATCCGCTGAGCCCCAGCGTCATGCCGTCTTGGATCCACGCTGCCGCTTCCTGTGCCGTGACAACCCGGTCCTGCAATTCTGCCGCTTTGATACGTTCTAGTTTCTTTTCCATTCCATCCACACTCTCTTTCTGTATGTTTTTGTCTAATATATGTCGTTTGTTGAAGCGTTTTCATCTTGGCGATGGGTTATATTTTCTTCCATTAAAAAAGACAGGATGCAAAACATCCAATCTATTTGTCTGATTATTAGATAATATTAACGTGTCGTGAAACGAAAAAGGGAATATCCGAATGGAAGAGTGCATACCTTGGGTAAAACAGAAAATCGGCTGTCCGAGGCAGCATTTTCATGCGTTCTCAGAAGCCGAGCAATTTTCGAAAATAGCTGGAGTACGATTGGCTGACCGGCAAACGGTCTCCGTTATCCATGGCCAGCACGAAGGTGGAGTGGGTATCAGGATGGATTTCTTCTATATGATGGACATTGACGATAAACGAACGGTGGCAGCGGATGAACGAATCCCTCGGCAGCAAATATTCGAATTCCTGCAGGGAGTTTTTATTCGTTCCGGAAAAATCCGCCGAATGGACGTGGGTTTTGCGGTCCTTCACTTCGAGGTAGCGGACTTCCGTAAAAGGAATCGGCTTCCAGCCATCCGGGCTTTTCACCGTCACGACCGACTTCCCTTCTGTATACGCCGGGTAGATCGCCATGACACAGCCCGCGAGCTCACCGTCTTCTTCGAACGGGACCGCCATGCCGTGGTAAGGTACGCCGAACACTTCACGATTGATGAATTCGGACGCTTTTTGCCCGGTTGTGAGCGCTTTATGGGCGATGGTGCCTTCACGCACTTTATCCCCTGCCTTGATTTTCAGGTCGATTCGTTTGCTCGGTCGGTAATAGGTGTATTCTTCCATATTGGATACCGCTATCGAGACTTCATCGGAGAACAGTTCCCCCATCACATCCAATAGCGGGCCGGGTGTCATTTTTTCCATTACGCATGGGCCTCCAGTAAGATTCAAGTGCTATCAGTATACATGACTTTGCATGAACAGAAAAGAAGGCTCGGGAATGCCGGCTCGGTTTTCCGCCAATTATGTCGAATTCTTTAACATCGTGCCCGTCCGCGTGTACCTGGCATGCCACGATAAAGCTTCATCGAGAACATGCGGCGTGTGCCCTCCCTGGGCGATCGCCCGATCGAAATAACCCTGCAGCTGCGAGCGATAATCAGGATGGACACAATTCGCGATGATCCGCTCCGCCCTCTCACGCGGCGCCAGGTTGCGGATGTCCGCGAATCCATATTCCGTAACCAACACGTCCACATCGTGTTCTGTATGGTCGATATGGGAAGCAAACGGCACGACACAGGAAATCCGCCCATCTTTGGCGGTGGATTTGGTGACGAAAATGGCGAGCTGCGCATTGCGCCCGAAATCGCCCGACCCGCCGATGCCGTTCATCATTCTGGTCCCGGCCACATGAGTCGAATTGACATTGCCGTACAAATCGAATTCCAACGCGGTATTGATGGAAATGAGGCCCAGGCGGCGGATGATTTCCGGGTGATTCGAGATTTCTTGCGGGCGCAGCACCAGACGGTCCCGGTAACGGCCGAAATCTTGATAGATCCTTTCCATATAAGGCTTCGATAAAGTGATCGCAGAGGCGGAAGCAAATAATGCCTTGCCGGAATCGAGCAAATCGAACACGGCGTCCTGCAACACTTCGGAATACAGCTCCAGCCCTTCGAACTCCGAATCGAGCAGTCCATGCAGCACTGCATTCGCCACGGAGCCGACACCCGATTGAAGCGGGGCCAGGTTTTGGTCCAAGCGCCCCGCCTCGACTTCACCGCGCAGGAAATTGAGCAAATGGCCTGCCATGACTTCCGTTTCCTTATCCGGCGGCTCGATTGGCGAAGGCGAATCCACTTGATGGGTCCAGACGATGCCTTTTACTTTGGATACATCGATCGGGATGCCTTTCGTGCCGATACGGTCCCGCGGGGAGACGAGCGGAATCGGCTGGCGTTTGCCGAGCGCTCCCGGTTCAAAGCAATCATGGATTCCTTCCATCTCCGCCGGCTGTGCGGTATTGATTTCGATGATGAGCTCTTTTGCGTGAAGGGCAAAGACAGCCGAATTGCCGACGGAAGTCGTCGGGATGAGCAAACCCTCCTCCGTGATGCCCAGCGCTTCGATGATGGCAAAATCGAGCGGCCCTGCAACGCCGCCCCTGACCCACTCTGCGGTTTGGGATAAATGATGGTCCACGAACTGCACCTCCCCTGAGTTGATCGCAGCACGCATCAAGGAATCGGACTGGTACGGCGCGCGTTTTTGGACGATGCCCGCCTGTGCGAAACGCCCATCAGTGCCTGAACCGAGTGAAGCGCCGGTATAGACATCGATTTTCAATGACTCCTTTTCTCCACGCTTGGCCAATGCGTTCGGCACAGCCTTGGCATCCCCTGCCCGCGTGAATCCGCTGAACCCGATGGCCATGCCGTCCTTTATCCAGGAGGCCGCCTGCTCAGCGGTGGCCACCCGTTCCTGCAAAGCCGTCAGTTTGATCCGATCGTGTCGTTGATCCATCGTCCTCCCCTTCCTCTTGTCTGCCCTGGATATTACCTTATACCCTTGAATACCCCCCTTCAACCTGTTTCAATTTTACGCTCCCAGTAAGCTTTTTCCCTGCCCGAAAAAGAAAATCCGTTTTGCCGTTACAAAGTAATTGACAAGCTTTGGAAGTATCCATAATATGGGGAAGTCAATATAACTGTCATGTGTACATATATATAAGAAAGAAGGCACCCCAATGTCCAAAGACCAACGCAAAAAAATCCTGATTCTGATGATCAATATGTTCATCGCCATCGGCAGTTTCGGCATCATCATCCCGATCCTGCCATCGTATCTCGTCTCCATCAATCAAGGCGGCATGGCAGCCGGTTTGATGATCGCCATCTTCGCGGCTGCCCAGTTCCTATTCTCGCCGATCGCCGGCAAATGGGCGGACCAATACGGCCGCCGCATCATGATCATCTGGGGCCTTGCCGGGCTGACTCTATCGATGTTCATTTTTTATGCTTCCGACTTTATTTGGGTGCTGTACTTTTCCCGGGTTATCGGCGGAATTGGCGCCGCTATGCTCGTGCCGGCGATTTTTGCCTATATCGCCGACATCACGACGTTCGACCAACGCGCTAAAGGCACAAGCCTTGTTTCTGCCTCCATGTCACTCGGCATCGTCATCGGCCCGGGAATCGGCGGCTTTCTCGCCGATTTCAGCCTGAAGCTGCCGTTTCTCGTGTCCGCGCTCGTCTCGCTCCTAGCAGTGCTGTTTTCCATCTTCGTGCTGAAAGACAGCGACGCGGAAAAAGCGGATCCGGATCTCGCTTTGACGATGACACAATCCGAATCGATGTTCAAAAAAATTGCACGCTCGACTTCGGTTCCTTACTTTTTGCCGCTAGTCATCACGCTCGTCATGAGCTTCGGGCTTCTTGCTTATGAATCGGTCCTTGGGCTTTATCTCGACAATCAATTCGACTCCACCGCAAAAGATATCGCCTTCATGATCACTGCGACCGGTACGGTCAGTGTCATCGTCCAATTGTTCATCGTTGACCGCATCGTCTCGCGCTTCGGGGAGATCGGCGTATTGATCACGTTCCTCGGCGTCGCAACGGGCGGCTTCCTCGCCTCGCTGTTTGCCAGCAGTTACGCCATGTTTTTCGGGGTCTCGCTGATCATTTTCCTGGCGACTTCGATTTTGCGCCCGGTCTTGAACACCTTGATCTCAAAACTCGCAGAAGGCGAAGTCGGCTTTGCGATGGGCATGAACAATGCCTATATGAGCATCGGCAACGTCATGGGCCCGCTCCTCGCCGGCATCCTGTTCGACATCAATATCGTTTTCCCGTTCATTCTCGGGTTGTTGCTGCTATTGGCCACGCTCGTCATTACAGCGGGCTGGCAGCGTTCAAGAGCCGCTAAACAAGCACGCATCGTCGAACAATGATTCGCAACTTCAGTTGGTTGCTTACTGGCCGTTAAGTTTGTATCACTATTATATTCGAAAAGAGACAGTGCAGCCGTTAACCTGCACTGTCTTTTTTCCATTTTAAGGATTAACTGTAAGACTATGAACTTCTTAAAGTATGTTTTTCTTTAGAGATTTGTTTTTTCTTGCCTTTTTCTGCGATTCCGGGATGCCAATAGCTTTACGCTGGGGATAGTTGGTTGTATAATCTTTGTATAACAAAAAACTACGGAATGAAGGTCATGCTATGTACAATATCAAAGCTGCTGCCAAAATACTCGATATGCCAAAGGTGACCATTCGCTCTTGGGAGACGCGCTATAACGCCATCACGCCTGCGCGCACGGAATCGGGACATCGGCTGTATTCCGACCAAAACCTGGAAGATTTGAAATGGCTGAAAATCCAAGTCCAGGAAAACGGCATGAAGATCAGCGAAGCCGTAAAGCAATTGCACGCTTCAAGAAAACAGTTCTATCACCCTGAAGCCACCGATTCCACAGAACCGATTGAGTATGCCCAACAAATTGAAGAACTGTATCAAGCCGCTGTTGAGATAGACATTGACCGTTTCAATTACTTGCTCGATCTGAAGTTCTCACTGTTTCACCACCAGATTGTGTTCTTCCAGATCATCGCGCCGCTTATGGTCCGGATTGGCGCTGAATGGGAAGATGGGCAAATCAGCGTTGCGCATGAACATATGATCACCAATATCATCCAGCAGCGCTTCAACCAGTTTTTCCGTGTCTTCCCGGTCGCGCCGCATCTCCCGAAAGTGCTGGCCCTCAGCCCAAGCGGCGAACACCATCAACTTGGCCTGCTGCTGTTCTCGCTCTTCCTGCGTGAAAACGGCTTTCATGTTGTCTACACAGGCCCGGATACGCCGATTGACGGCTTGGCAGAAATGGTGGCTAAACAGGATTTCCAGCTCGTGTGCATGTCTGTCACCACGCCCAAAAGCCGGCCCGTTGCAGAACAATATATCAAAGAACTTTCTGCAGCGATCCCGAATCTACACTTCCTGCTCGGCGGCCAGGGCATCGACTGCAATGACGAAAAGGTTAACCGCTATTGCATCGGCACCACGCTTGAATCCTGGCAGCAATGGCTCGACGGTTTCAAAGCCACCCGCACGTCTTGATCGAACAGAAAAGCCATGCGCGAAGGATTCCTTCGCGCATGGCTTTTCTTTATTGATTGTCGATTTCCTGGTATTGTTTCATGAACGGGCCGCTGTCCGCCACTTCGGAGTGGTAGAGCGCCTTCAAGGCAAAGCTTTTCTCAAGCTCCATTTCCTTCATCAATACTTTCAGTCGTTTTTTCAATTCCGGCTCCTGATTGACCAGCTTTTCCATATTCGATTTAAAATAGCGCATCGTGATCCGCTCCTTTTCTTTTATTATAACACGGCAAAGCAATGAAAAAGCGCATCCGGTTGATGGATGCGCTTTTTTGACATTTCTGGGATTTTAGAATCGTGCTTTCCGAAGCTTAAACCGCCCGCTTTCCGTGGGCTCGTGCCCAAGCCTCCTCGGTTTGCTCTACTTTCGCTATGCTCAAGCATCGCTTCCGTCGGCTCAAATTCAAGCCGCCTTTATTTGCTCTACTTTCGCTATGCTCAAGCATCGCAAATGAATGCGCTCAGCGTTGCTTCGCGCATTCATTCCCTGCGGGGTCTCGGTCGTCTCGCTGATCCACCGGAGTCGGGCGGACGCTTCTCCAAACACTTAGAAAGTTTATAGACTATTTGTCGTTTAAAATTAGTTGCTTTCTAATTTTAGCGACTTATTCTAAGTGGTTAAAAAAATATGCGCTTTCTTCAGCCAACCACGTGGAATACGTAATTGACGAAAAACAGGCAAGCTATCACGTAAAGGGCCGGGGAAACCTCGCGCCATTTGCCGATTGCCACTTTCAGCACCGGATACAGGATAAACCCGATCGCAATGCCGTCCGCAATGCTGTACGTAAACGGGATCAGCGCGATGATCAGCAATGCCGGGAAGGTCTCGCTCATGTCCTTCATGTCGAGATTCTTGATATTCTGAAGCATCAAGCCGCCGATGATGATCAATATCGGCGCAATCGCGCTGTCAGGGATGATCTTGATCAGCGGAATGAAGAACGCCGCCCCCATAAACATGAAGCCTGCCGTCAGGGATGTCAACCCGGTGCGCCCGCCAGCAGCCATTGCCGCTGCACTTTCCACACTGGCCACAGTCGGGCTCGTGCCGAGAAATCCGGAAGCCATCGTCGACACGGAAGTTGCCTGGAACGCACGCGAATATTTTTCCGGACGGCCGATGAAATTCACCTGGCCGTGGACAAGGCCGATGTTTTCAAACACCAGGACCATCGTCAGGGAAAATACCGCCACCCAGAACGTCGTCGACAAAAAATTGCCGAACGACATCGCGCCGAACACGGCGAACGCTTCCGCCGTATCGACGCCCGGTTCGCTCAATTGCCCGAGGTCGATCATGCCGAAGAAATAGGCAATGGCCGTTCCGAGTACGATGGTGATCAGGAAATTCCCCGGCACATTGCGGATGAATAAAATGATCGCGAGCAAGAACGTCATCACTGTCGACAGCACAAGCGGATCCGACAGCGAACCGAGCGACAGAATCGAACCGTCGCCCGGCCCGACAAGACCGCCTTTCTCAAGGCCTAACAGCATGAGGAATAGCCCAAGCCCAACCGTAATCGCTTCTTTCAGCGAATCTGGCACCGCCTCGCTGAGCATTTTCGAAAAGCGCGTGAACGCGACGAAGACGAAAATGACACCCGAGACGAAGACGACCGCAAGCGCTTCCTGCCAGCTAAGCCCCATCGACTGGACGAGCGTATAAGAGAACAACGCATTGATCCCCATCCCTGGAATGAGCAAAATGGGCGCATTGCCCCAAAAGCCCATCAGCAAAGCCCCGATGACGGAAGCGGCGATGGTGCCGATGATCGCATACTCGATCGGCATGCCGGACTCCGATAAAATGAGCGAGTTGACGGCGATGATGTACACAACGGTGAAAAAGCCGATCAAGCCGGCTGTCATTTCCCGCTTGATGGTCGTCCCGTTTTCGTTAAGACCGAAAAACCGGTCCATCCAATTTGCCATAAGATATACCTTCTATGAAATTAGCCCTCTCCCTACCCGCTCTGCCTAAAAATCAGGTGAGCCAAGATAGAAGTGTAATCCTAAAAAAAGCCGCTGTCAAGGCTTCCCTCTTGAAAGGAAACCGTCGATTTTGCAGGCCTCCTGTCCGTCAATTCCATCAAGCCGCCCCCATATAAAAAACCGCCCGTTCCCCGTTCATCACAGTAGATGAAACAGCGAACGGACGGTTTTTTGATGTGATCAAATATGAAGCGATTGCTTAAACGAACATCCCCGCGATTGCCGCACTCAACAATGAGGCAAGCATACCCGCTGCGATTGCGCGCATGCCAAGGCGTGCGATATCCGGGCGGCGGCTTGGCGCCATCGCACCGAGGCCGCCGAGCAGGATGGCGAGTGAGCTGAAGTTCGCGAATCCGCAAAGCGCGAAACTGACGATGATGACTGTCTTCGGAGACAAGTTTGCGATTTCCGGAGCGAATGCCGTATAGGCAACAAATTCGTTCAACACAAGTTTCTGGCCGATATAGCTTCCTGCCTGGACCGCTTCTTCCCATGGCACGCCGATCGCGAATGCCAGCGGCGCGAAGATGAATCCGAGAATGCCTTGGATCGTGATGTTATCAGCACCGAACCAGCCGCCGATGCCGCCAAGTACGCCGTTCAACAGCGCGATGAGCGCGATGAACGCAAGAAGCATCGCCCCGACGTTCAATGCCAGCTGGAGGCCGTCTGAAGCCCCGCGAGCAGCTGCATCGACAACGTTGACGGAACGGTCGTCTTTTTCCATGACAAACTCTTTTTCTTCGATTTCTTCCTGTTCCGGAATCATGATTTTCGCCATGACCAACCCGGCAGGAGCCGCCATGAAGCTGGCAGCGAGCAAGTACTCAAGCGGGACACCGAGAAGCGCATAACCCGCGAGCGTGGAGCCCGCGACCGATGCAAGCCCCCCGGTCATGACTGCAAACAATTCCGACTTGGTCATGTTCGGCAGGAACGGGCGCACGACAAGCGGTGCTTCCGTCTGGCCGACGAAGATGTTGGCAGATGCCGAGATCGATTCCGCTTTACTCGTACCGAGCAATTTCGACAAGGCCCCACCGAGCAAACGGATGATCCATTGCATGATGCCAAGATAATAAAGAACAGAAATTAGGGAAGAGAAGAAAATGATGATCGTCAATACCTGGAACGCAAAGACGAAACCGAAACCTTCCGTGTCAGCTGCAGGACCGAAGACGAATGCAATCCCTTCCCCTGCATAATTGATGATGTTTTGGACGCCTCGTGATAAACCGAGCAAGGCGTTTCTGCCAAACTCCCATTCAAGTACCATAAATGCAAACGTAATCTGGATGGCCAATCCGCCGAGAATCGTCCGCGGCTTGATGGATTTTTTTCCATCAGAGAACAAGAAAGCGATTCCAAGAACGACGATAATGCCGAAGATGCCCCACAATAAATTCACAACTTCACCTCATTAAAAGTAGTTTTATCAGAAAATTGAACAATTTTTTGTTATTCATTGTCTGTCGTCAGACATCTTACCAAATCTCACCGAAGATGTAAATGCACATCTTGTGACAGCTTTTCTTCATATATTTATGCGTCGCCGCTTTCCTGCTTTTTCGGATTTTTCATGAAGAACG
Proteins encoded:
- a CDS encoding NCS2 family permease, giving the protein MANWMDRFFGLNENGTTIKREMTAGLIGFFTVVYIIAVNSLILSESGMPIEYAIIGTIAASVIGALLMGFWGNAPILLIPGMGINALFSYTLVQSMGLSWQEALAVVFVSGVIFVFVAFTRFSKMLSEAVPDSLKEAITVGLGLFLMLLGLEKGGLVGPGDGSILSLGSLSDPLVLSTVMTFLLAIILFIRNVPGNFLITIVLGTAIAYFFGMIDLGQLSEPGVDTAEAFAVFGAMSFGNFLSTTFWVAVFSLTMVLVFENIGLVHGQVNFIGRPEKYSRAFQATSVSTMASGFLGTSPTVASVESAAAMAAGGRTGLTSLTAGFMFMGAAFFIPLIKIIPDSAIAPILIIIGGLMLQNIKNLDMKDMSETFPALLIIALIPFTYSIADGIAIGFILYPVLKVAIGKWREVSPALYVIACLFFVNYVFHVVG
- a CDS encoding NupC/NupG family nucleoside CNT transporter, giving the protein MNLLWGIFGIIVVLGIAFLFSDGKKSIKPRTILGGLAIQITFAFMVLEWEFGRNALLGLSRGVQNIINYAGEGIAFVFGPAADTEGFGFVFAFQVLTIIIFFSSLISVLYYLGIMQWIIRLLGGALSKLLGTSKAESISASANIFVGQTEAPLVVRPFLPNMTKSELFAVMTGGLASVAGSTLAGYALLGVPLEYLLAASFMAAPAGLVMAKIMIPEQEEIEEKEFVMEKDDRSVNVVDAAARGASDGLQLALNVGAMLLAFIALIALLNGVLGGIGGWFGADNITIQGILGFIFAPLAFAIGVPWEEAVQAGSYIGQKLVLNEFVAYTAFAPEIANLSPKTVIIVSFALCGFANFSSLAILLGGLGAMAPSRRPDIARLGMRAIAAGMLASLLSAAIAGMFV